The Pseudomonas iranensis genome includes a window with the following:
- the glcF gene encoding glycolate oxidase subunit GlcF produces MQTTLSEQSRQLPRAGEAEKILRTCVHCGFCNATCPTYQLLGDELDGPRGRIYLIKQVLEGAPATEQTQLHLDRCLSCRNCETTCPSGVDYHNLLDIGRAVVDSAVPRPAAQRLLREGLRALAPNPAVFKGLLRIGATFRPLLPRLLESKLPQRLDVMGSRPAPRHARRVLLLEGCVQPGLSPNTNDATARVLDRLGISVTPVSEAGCCGALDYHLDAQGKGLDRARQNIDAWWPHLQNGAEAIVQTASGCGAFIKDYGHLLADDPVYADKARQISEMTRDLVQVIAQEPLEQVCAASERRIAVHCPCTLQHALKLGGAVETVLTRLGFNLTPVPDGHLCCGSAGTYSLTQPVLARQLRDHRLNALESGRPELIVTSNVGCQSHLASAGRTPVRHWIELMDQSLAE; encoded by the coding sequence ATGCAAACCACCCTCAGCGAGCAATCGCGGCAATTGCCCCGCGCTGGCGAAGCGGAAAAGATCCTGCGCACCTGCGTGCATTGCGGCTTCTGCAACGCGACGTGCCCGACCTATCAATTGCTCGGCGATGAACTCGATGGCCCGCGGGGACGCATTTATCTGATCAAGCAAGTGCTGGAAGGCGCACCGGCCACCGAGCAGACGCAACTGCATCTGGATCGTTGCCTGTCGTGCCGCAACTGCGAAACCACCTGCCCGTCCGGCGTCGATTATCACAACCTGCTCGACATTGGCCGCGCGGTAGTCGACAGCGCGGTGCCGCGCCCCGCCGCCCAGCGCTTGCTGCGCGAAGGCTTGCGCGCGTTGGCGCCGAATCCGGCTGTGTTCAAAGGCTTGCTGCGCATCGGCGCGACCTTTCGGCCGCTGCTGCCGCGCCTGCTGGAAAGCAAACTGCCGCAGCGCTTGGATGTTATGGGGTCGCGCCCTGCTCCTCGGCATGCGCGCCGGGTGTTGTTGCTCGAAGGTTGCGTGCAACCGGGCCTGTCGCCGAACACCAATGACGCGACCGCGCGGGTGCTCGATCGCTTGGGCATCAGCGTCACCCCGGTGAGCGAGGCCGGTTGCTGCGGCGCCCTCGACTATCACCTCGACGCTCAGGGCAAAGGTCTCGACCGCGCTCGACAGAACATCGACGCCTGGTGGCCGCATCTGCAGAACGGCGCCGAAGCCATCGTGCAGACGGCCAGCGGTTGCGGCGCGTTCATCAAGGATTACGGGCATTTGCTTGCGGACGATCCGGTCTATGCCGACAAGGCTCGGCAGATCAGCGAAATGACTCGGGACCTGGTGCAAGTCATCGCGCAGGAACCGCTGGAACAGGTCTGCGCCGCCAGCGAACGACGCATCGCCGTGCATTGCCCGTGCACTTTGCAGCACGCGCTGAAACTCGGCGGCGCCGTGGAAACAGTGCTGACCCGACTCGGCTTCAACCTCACGCCGGTACCGGATGGCCATTTGTGCTGCGGCTCGGCGGGCACTTACTCGCTGACCCAACCGGTGCTGGCGCGGCAACTGCGTGACCATCGACTCAACGCCCTGGAAAGCGGCCGGCCGGAGTTGATCGTCACTTCCAACGTGGGCTGTCAGAGCCATCTGGCGAGCGCCGGGCGCACGCCGGTCAGGCACTGGATCGAACTGATGGATCAGTCGTTGGCAGAATGA